From the genome of Halomonas sp. MCCC 1A13316, one region includes:
- a CDS encoding LysR substrate-binding domain-containing protein, with product MEIKWLMDFLSLADTGNFSRSAESRATTQPAFSRRIKALEEWVGAPLFDRGKQPITLTPAGERFHPVAEGVLRRLFQARDEIRQIGQSSENTISFSSTHSLSLTFFPDWIRHIEERVGVLLIRLDSNQVGSCVQSLLRGECHFMMCHTHPSVDIPLPEDRYQSVKVGEDRLLPVSAPDEQGRPSQPLPGSAAAPLSYLAYAETSAIGRAVDFMLAHHPARPAMKRVFETHLAAVLKTMARDGRGLAWLPENQILAELEAGTLLLSGDPSWYIPVDIRVFRPREPLPHAAEAFWSVIGDTAPASD from the coding sequence ATGGAAATCAAGTGGCTGATGGACTTCCTGTCCCTGGCGGATACGGGCAACTTCTCCCGCTCGGCGGAGTCTCGGGCCACCACCCAGCCCGCTTTCAGCCGGCGCATCAAGGCCCTGGAAGAGTGGGTGGGCGCCCCGCTGTTCGACCGTGGCAAGCAACCCATCACGCTGACGCCGGCGGGCGAACGCTTCCATCCGGTTGCCGAGGGCGTGCTGCGTCGGCTCTTCCAGGCCCGCGACGAGATTCGCCAGATCGGCCAGTCGAGCGAGAATACCATCTCGTTCTCGTCCACCCACAGTCTCTCCCTGACCTTCTTCCCCGACTGGATCCGGCATATCGAGGAGCGGGTCGGCGTGCTGCTGATCCGCCTGGATTCCAACCAGGTGGGCAGCTGTGTGCAGTCGCTGTTGCGGGGCGAGTGCCACTTCATGATGTGCCATACCCACCCCTCGGTGGACATCCCGCTGCCCGAGGACCGTTACCAGTCGGTGAAGGTCGGCGAGGATCGCCTGCTGCCGGTCTCGGCACCGGACGAGCAGGGGCGGCCATCCCAGCCGCTGCCGGGCTCGGCGGCAGCGCCACTCTCGTATCTGGCCTATGCGGAAACCTCCGCCATCGGGCGCGCCGTGGATTTCATGCTGGCGCACCATCCCGCACGCCCCGCCATGAAGCGCGTCTTCGAGACTCACCTGGCGGCCGTGCTGAAAACCATGGCCCGCGACGGGCGAGGCCTGGCGTGGCTGCCCGAGAACCAGATCCTTGCCGAGCTGGAGGCGGGAACGCTGCTGCTGTCGGGAGACCCGTCCTGGTACATTCCCGTCGACATCCGGGTGTTTCGCCCTCGCGAGCCCCTGCCCCATGCCGCGGAAGCGTTCTGGTCGGTGATCGGCGATACCGCTCCGGCATCGGACTAG
- a CDS encoding M81 family metallopeptidase, which produces MTGTTSRRVAILGLMLESNRFAPVTTEEDYLNRVYLAGDEILADLGSSDPKLPAEIRGFSSTMNSRCDWTPVPILVGLVEAGGPLDHDFYQATRDEMKRRLEAAMPLDAVYIANHGAMITTEENDPDGEIFAMVRAIVGAEVPVVATLDLHGNVSERMVEATDAIVAYRTNPHVDMRDRGMEAAGILLEMFAGMRPEMAFIRLPLTPPTVTLLTESGPYADIIDYGQALITEAIANVSIFGGFAFGDTPKNGMAILVTARDDAEAARAVARRIARKAWDDHERYVPHLTSLEEAVARVVEVGEQPQLPALILADVADNPGGGGRGNTMWILEALHQAGATGVVVGVIHDPELAREAHDLGEGAAFSAVFNRTEPDDFSRRFEVPARVTCLKDGDCVGRRGFYAGRRMNLGLTVLLELRGIQVVVISIRTQCADPVFLEMMGLDISKARAVVVKSRGHFRAGFDEFFAPDQVVEVDTPGLTSPILTRFDFRYLPRPVFPVDTQVDWKLP; this is translated from the coding sequence ATGACGGGGACTACTTCGCGGCGTGTCGCCATCCTGGGCCTGATGCTCGAAAGCAACCGTTTCGCCCCGGTGACCACCGAGGAGGACTATCTCAACCGGGTCTATCTGGCGGGTGATGAAATCCTGGCAGACCTGGGAAGTTCCGACCCCAAGCTGCCCGCGGAGATCCGTGGGTTCAGTAGTACCATGAATTCACGCTGCGACTGGACGCCTGTCCCCATCCTGGTGGGCCTGGTGGAGGCCGGAGGCCCGCTGGATCATGACTTCTACCAGGCGACCCGCGACGAGATGAAGCGTCGTCTCGAAGCCGCCATGCCCCTCGACGCCGTCTACATCGCCAACCACGGCGCCATGATCACCACCGAGGAGAATGATCCGGACGGCGAGATCTTCGCGATGGTCCGCGCCATCGTCGGCGCCGAGGTGCCCGTCGTGGCGACCCTGGACCTGCACGGCAACGTCTCCGAGCGCATGGTCGAGGCGACCGACGCCATCGTCGCCTACCGCACCAATCCGCATGTGGACATGCGGGATCGCGGGATGGAGGCGGCCGGCATCCTGCTGGAGATGTTCGCCGGCATGCGTCCGGAGATGGCCTTCATCCGCTTGCCACTGACGCCGCCGACGGTGACCCTGCTGACCGAATCCGGCCCCTACGCCGACATCATCGACTACGGTCAGGCCCTGATCACCGAGGCGATCGCCAATGTCTCCATTTTCGGTGGCTTTGCCTTCGGCGATACGCCGAAGAACGGGATGGCCATTCTCGTGACCGCAAGGGACGATGCCGAGGCCGCCAGGGCCGTGGCTCGCCGGATCGCCCGCAAGGCCTGGGATGACCATGAGCGCTATGTGCCGCACTTGACCTCGCTGGAAGAAGCCGTGGCCCGGGTCGTGGAGGTTGGAGAACAACCCCAGCTGCCGGCCCTCATCCTTGCCGATGTGGCCGACAACCCCGGTGGCGGGGGGCGGGGCAACACGATGTGGATTCTCGAGGCCCTGCACCAGGCCGGCGCCACGGGGGTGGTGGTCGGGGTGATCCACGACCCCGAGCTGGCCCGCGAGGCCCATGACCTGGGGGAGGGCGCCGCATTCAGCGCGGTCTTCAACCGGACCGAGCCCGATGATTTCTCGCGACGCTTCGAGGTGCCCGCCAGGGTGACCTGCCTCAAGGACGGGGACTGCGTCGGTCGACGGGGGTTCTATGCCGGACGGCGTATGAACCTGGGGCTGACAGTGCTTCTGGAACTGCGCGGAATTCAGGTCGTCGTGATATCGATTCGCACCCAGTGCGCCGATCCGGTGTTTCTGGAGATGATGGGGCTGGACATCTCCAAGGCTCGAGCCGTGGTGGTGAAGTCCCGCGGCCACTTCCGGGCCGGCTTCGACGAGTTCTTCGCCCCGGATCAGGTTGTCGAAGTCGATACCCCAGGGCTGACTTCGCCGATACTCACAAGATTTGATTTCAGATACCTGCCACGACCTGTCTTTCCTGTCGATACCCAAGTAGATTGGAAGCTTCCATAG
- a CDS encoding GMC family oxidoreductase, producing MADRFDYVIIGAGSAGSVVASRLSESGQGSVCVLEAGPPDRHPSIHVPAAVVHALDNPRINWMYRTAPSWGTGGRSIIQSRGKTLGGSGSINGHVYTRGHRADFDGWAALGNSGWSYAELLPYFKRCEGRIGDGDDRYRGRTGPFTITDIDQPDPLCDAFMDGAESLGIPRNPDYNGASQEGIAYVQRSIHRGRRVSPARAFLYPAMKRGNTEVRTRARALHVLFAGRRAVGVRYHRHGRDHLVLANREVILCGGAIASPHLLQLSGIGAPGLLQRIGVPLVHALPGVGENLCDHYAARMVMRIRGIETINERVRGLKLVKEVARYAFRRRGALALTPTLVYCFWRSDHGDIQVSFTPASYPAGVWSGLDRFPGATIACWQQRPASRGHVRALSADPFVQPEFQPNYLAEEEDRHALLAAMRLGRQLAGSVPFSRHVEQEVWPGDQARSDAELLDHARHTGNTTYHPIGTCRMGPAERTDSVVDDQLRVHGIEGLRVADASIMPTMPAANTNAAALMIGEKAADMILGRRPLPPEPAGAPPDPL from the coding sequence ATGGCGGATCGCTTCGATTACGTCATCATCGGTGCGGGCAGCGCCGGTTCGGTGGTCGCCAGCCGGCTGTCGGAATCGGGCCAGGGCTCGGTCTGCGTGCTCGAGGCCGGCCCACCGGACCGTCACCCGTCCATCCATGTCCCGGCCGCCGTGGTGCATGCCCTCGACAACCCCCGCATCAACTGGATGTATCGCACGGCGCCCAGCTGGGGGACGGGAGGGCGCAGCATCATCCAGTCGCGGGGCAAGACACTGGGCGGGTCGGGATCGATCAACGGGCATGTCTATACCCGAGGTCACCGCGCCGACTTCGACGGCTGGGCGGCGCTGGGCAACAGTGGCTGGAGCTACGCGGAGCTGCTGCCCTACTTCAAGCGCTGCGAAGGGCGTATCGGCGACGGCGATGACCGCTATCGGGGACGGACCGGCCCCTTCACCATCACCGACATCGACCAGCCCGATCCCCTCTGTGACGCCTTCATGGACGGGGCCGAGTCACTCGGCATTCCGCGCAACCCCGACTACAACGGTGCCTCCCAGGAGGGCATCGCCTACGTCCAGCGCAGCATCCATCGGGGGCGCCGGGTCAGCCCGGCACGGGCCTTCCTCTATCCGGCGATGAAGCGCGGCAACACCGAGGTACGCACTCGGGCCCGGGCCCTGCATGTCCTCTTCGCGGGCCGGCGCGCCGTCGGCGTGCGCTACCACCGGCACGGCCGTGACCATCTGGTCCTCGCGAACAGGGAAGTGATCCTCTGTGGCGGTGCCATCGCGTCGCCACACCTGCTGCAGCTGTCGGGCATCGGCGCCCCGGGCCTGCTGCAGCGGATCGGCGTCCCCCTCGTTCACGCCCTCCCCGGTGTCGGCGAGAACCTCTGCGACCACTACGCGGCCAGGATGGTGATGCGCATTCGCGGCATCGAGACCATCAACGAGCGCGTGCGCGGCCTCAAGCTGGTGAAGGAGGTCGCCCGCTACGCCTTCAGGCGGCGCGGCGCCCTGGCCCTGACCCCGACCCTGGTCTACTGCTTCTGGCGCTCGGACCACGGCGATATCCAGGTCTCCTTCACGCCCGCCAGCTATCCTGCAGGCGTCTGGAGCGGGCTGGACAGGTTTCCCGGTGCGACCATCGCGTGCTGGCAGCAGCGGCCGGCCAGCCGGGGGCATGTCCGCGCCCTGTCGGCCGATCCCTTCGTGCAGCCCGAGTTTCAGCCGAACTACCTGGCCGAGGAGGAGGATCGCCACGCCCTGCTGGCGGCCATGCGGCTCGGCCGCCAGCTGGCCGGCAGCGTTCCCTTCTCGCGGCATGTCGAGCAGGAAGTCTGGCCCGGCGACCAAGCCCGGAGCGATGCCGAACTGCTCGACCATGCCCGCCACACCGGCAACACCACCTATCATCCGATCGGGACCTGCCGCATGGGACCCGCGGAGCGCACGGACAGCGTGGTCGACGACCAGCTGCGGGTCCACGGGATCGAGGGGTTGCGCGTGGCCGACGCCTCCATCATGCCGACGATGCCGGCGGCGAACACCAATGCGGCCGCCCTGATGATCGGGGAAAAGGCGGCGGACATGATTCTGGGCAGGCGGCCATTGCCGCCCGAGCCGGCGGGGGCTCCACCAGATCCATTGTGA
- a CDS encoding TRAP transporter small permease, translated as MKGRVFKLAMGLTHVTEAISAIMLVAIILMNVAQVFFRYVLVDPLSWSEETMRYTTTWMVMLAGSAALFRGEHMVISLFTSVRSPLFRRLIHLSVLTCIAGFCLLLMWEGFPAAINNMRQMAPATRIPMTIPYMAIPVGASLMLIKVLCLMILPEDALQREAAEENQP; from the coding sequence ATGAAGGGACGCGTCTTCAAGCTTGCCATGGGGCTTACCCATGTCACTGAGGCCATCTCCGCCATCATGCTGGTCGCCATTATCCTGATGAACGTGGCCCAGGTGTTCTTTCGCTATGTGCTGGTGGACCCGCTCTCGTGGAGCGAGGAGACCATGCGCTACACCACCACCTGGATGGTCATGCTGGCCGGCAGTGCCGCCCTGTTCCGCGGGGAGCACATGGTGATCAGCCTGTTCACCAGCGTGCGCTCGCCACTTTTCCGTCGACTGATACACCTCTCGGTGCTGACCTGCATCGCCGGCTTCTGCCTGCTGTTGATGTGGGAGGGCTTCCCGGCGGCCATCAACAACATGCGGCAGATGGCGCCTGCGACCCGAATCCCGATGACCATTCCCTACATGGCGATACCTGTAGGAGCTTCGCTGATGCTGATCAAGGTGCTGTGCCTCATGATCCTGCCCGAGGATGCGCTGCAGCGAGAAGCGGCCGAGGAGAACCAGCCATGA
- a CDS encoding DctP family TRAP transporter solute-binding subunit — MAKTIKFGMNAPQGDNPEWNALVAFKDHVEYKTEGDITVQLFPSAQLGAERACAEQVQQGSVEVCLVDTGALAGFYNDIQVLSIPYLFKSSAHAWSVFESPFFKDLAEDMRQETGIRVMSWGENGFRDFTNNVRPIRTPEDLRGLKMRVMESPVFIRFVESFGAAATPMPGSEIIMAAKQGVIDGQENPAQVNYDYNLMDVQKYMSTDEHILGVHAYIINDAFFEGLSDDEKAIVLEAATLAANIENTQKLAGAKEYIDLIRDKGVEIHMTTMDEKAAFAEVSQEPVLEYLREQVGEDLVQSLMDTAASYEPALYGR, encoded by the coding sequence ATGGCAAAGACCATCAAGTTCGGCATGAATGCCCCCCAAGGTGATAACCCTGAGTGGAATGCTCTCGTCGCCTTCAAGGATCACGTCGAGTACAAGACTGAAGGTGACATCACGGTTCAGCTCTTCCCGAGTGCCCAGCTCGGTGCCGAGCGTGCCTGCGCGGAGCAGGTGCAGCAGGGTTCCGTCGAGGTCTGCCTGGTTGACACCGGTGCACTGGCCGGTTTCTACAATGATATCCAGGTGCTTTCGATTCCCTACCTCTTCAAGTCCTCGGCGCATGCCTGGTCCGTTTTCGAAAGCCCCTTCTTCAAGGATCTGGCCGAGGATATGCGGCAGGAAACCGGTATTCGGGTCATGTCCTGGGGCGAGAATGGCTTCCGTGACTTCACCAACAATGTACGTCCGATCCGCACGCCCGAGGATCTCAGGGGGCTGAAGATGCGGGTCATGGAGAGCCCCGTTTTCATTCGATTCGTCGAGTCGTTCGGAGCTGCAGCGACGCCAATGCCTGGCTCGGAGATCATCATGGCTGCCAAGCAGGGGGTCATCGATGGCCAGGAGAATCCCGCCCAGGTCAATTACGATTACAACCTGATGGACGTGCAGAAATACATGTCCACCGACGAGCACATTCTCGGGGTTCATGCCTATATCATCAACGATGCCTTCTTCGAAGGGCTGAGTGATGACGAGAAGGCGATAGTGCTCGAGGCGGCGACCCTTGCCGCGAACATCGAGAACACCCAGAAGCTAGCAGGCGCAAAGGAGTATATCGACCTGATCAGGGACAAGGGCGTGGAAATCCACATGACAACCATGGACGAGAAAGCCGCTTTCGCGGAAGTGTCCCAGGAGCCGGTACTGGAATACCTGAGGGAGCAGGTCGGCGAGGACCTGGTCCAGAGCTTGATGGACACCGCCGCCTCCTATGAGCCAGCCCTCTATGGGCGATAG
- the putA gene encoding bifunctional proline dehydrogenase/L-glutamate gamma-semialdehyde dehydrogenase PutA — protein MSEVSMRHQSAVSESRSRVRANYAADEAEVLHGLAERIGLSEEERRKVAAVGANYVERVRKETSPTMMEAFLAEYGLSTAEGVGLMCLAEALLRVPDAETIDDLIHDKIEPSDWGAHLGKSSSSMVNASTWALMLTGKVLDDDPKGPVRALRGLVRRMGEPVVRTAVGQSMKILGRQFVLGQTIEEGMKNARELEKQGYTYSYDMLGEAARTDADAVRYHQAYAKAIAAIAEQAKGDVRSSPGISVKLSALHPRYEFTHRDTVMSELVPRALELARQAAKANIGFNIDAEEQDRLELSLDVIEALLSDPNLAGWDGFGVVVQAYGRRAGPVIETLYELAERLDRKIMVRLVKGAYWDTEIKLAQEVGVETFPVFTRKANTDVSYMACAQMLLDRRDRIYPQFATHNAHTCAAVVAMAGDDKESFEFQRLHGMGESLHHIVKQTEGTRCRIYAPVGAHRDLLAYLVRRLLENGANSSFVNQVVDSSIPPSEVARDPVTELQRLGAAIPSPLIVPPGQLFAPERTNSRGFRINEPASILPLLAAREELADKTWTAGPMLAGSPAPQGPARDAVSPADGSRVVGQVHEATAAEVAAALDAAHEGFRDWSARPVAERAKVLRRTADLYEIHMAELTVIATREAGKMMFDGIAEVREAVDFLRYYACEIERLEMEEPGEARGVFVCISPWNFPLAIFTGQIAAALAAGNAVLAKPAEQTSLIAARAVELMREAGLPEAALQLLPGDGPTVGGPLTSDPRIAGVCFTGSTEVAQIIHQALAKNAGPDAVLIAETGGLNAMIVDSTALTEQAVRDILISSFQSAGQRCSALRMLYVQEEARDRLLTMLDGAMDALSIGDPWNTDTDVSPVIDAEAQDGISAYLAGQEEAGKVLKKLPAPAIGTFVSPAVVEVGGIEDLEREIFGPVLHVATFKARDIDRVVDAINARGYGLTFGLHTRIDDRVQQIVERIHVGNIYVNRNQIGAIVGSQPFGGEGLSGTGPKAGGPLYVNRFRRTAATERHETPQGDAVALGELQSALDGLDARNWAARPDRVEVLRKALSGKRGVIRKALAETAALDMTPHTLPGPTGESNRLSFYPKGPVLCLGPTLDIAVAQAAQALGAGCPAVIVAPGSAQAVRPLIDAGAPVAAFDGIVTAETLTAVKGIAAVAASGASEWTRELRMALAGRDGPIVSLETQAIAPERYVVERHLCIDTTAAGGNASLLATAE, from the coding sequence ATGAGTGAAGTCAGCATGCGCCACCAGAGCGCCGTGAGCGAGTCACGCTCGCGTGTGCGCGCCAACTATGCAGCCGACGAAGCGGAGGTGCTGCACGGGCTTGCCGAGCGCATCGGACTCTCGGAGGAGGAGCGCCGCAAGGTCGCCGCCGTCGGCGCCAACTATGTGGAACGCGTGCGCAAGGAAACGTCGCCCACGATGATGGAGGCGTTCCTGGCCGAATACGGGCTCTCGACCGCCGAGGGCGTCGGGCTCATGTGTCTGGCCGAGGCGCTGCTGCGCGTGCCCGACGCGGAGACCATCGACGATCTCATCCACGACAAGATCGAGCCGTCCGACTGGGGCGCGCACTTGGGCAAGTCCTCCTCGTCGATGGTCAACGCCTCGACCTGGGCCCTGATGCTGACCGGCAAGGTGCTGGATGACGATCCCAAGGGGCCGGTGCGGGCGCTGCGGGGGCTGGTGCGTCGCATGGGCGAACCGGTGGTACGCACCGCGGTCGGTCAGTCGATGAAGATCCTCGGCCGTCAATTCGTGCTCGGCCAGACCATCGAGGAGGGCATGAAGAATGCCCGCGAACTCGAGAAGCAGGGCTATACCTACTCCTACGACATGCTGGGCGAGGCGGCGCGTACCGACGCCGATGCCGTTCGCTATCACCAGGCCTACGCCAAGGCGATCGCCGCGATCGCCGAGCAGGCCAAGGGCGACGTGCGTTCGAGCCCCGGGATCTCGGTGAAACTCTCGGCGCTGCACCCGCGCTATGAATTTACCCACCGCGACACGGTGATGAGCGAGCTCGTGCCGCGCGCGCTGGAGCTGGCCCGACAGGCGGCCAAGGCCAATATCGGCTTCAACATCGACGCCGAGGAGCAGGATCGGCTGGAACTCTCGCTCGACGTGATCGAGGCACTGCTGTCCGACCCTAATCTCGCCGGCTGGGACGGCTTCGGTGTCGTGGTACAGGCCTATGGGCGACGGGCCGGGCCGGTGATCGAGACACTCTACGAGCTGGCCGAACGGCTCGACCGCAAGATCATGGTGCGGCTGGTGAAAGGCGCCTACTGGGACACCGAGATCAAGCTGGCGCAGGAGGTGGGTGTCGAGACCTTTCCGGTCTTCACCCGCAAGGCCAACACCGATGTCAGCTACATGGCCTGTGCGCAGATGCTGCTCGACCGGCGCGATCGGATCTATCCGCAGTTCGCCACCCACAACGCCCATACCTGCGCTGCCGTCGTCGCCATGGCGGGCGACGACAAGGAGAGCTTCGAGTTCCAGCGCCTGCACGGCATGGGAGAGTCGCTGCATCACATCGTCAAGCAGACCGAGGGCACGCGCTGCCGTATCTACGCCCCGGTCGGCGCACACCGCGACTTGCTGGCCTACCTGGTGCGACGCCTGCTGGAGAACGGGGCGAACTCCTCGTTCGTCAACCAGGTGGTGGACAGCTCGATTCCCCCGAGCGAGGTTGCGCGTGACCCGGTGACCGAGTTGCAGCGGCTGGGCGCCGCCATTCCCAGTCCATTGATAGTGCCGCCCGGGCAGCTCTTCGCCCCCGAACGCACGAATTCCCGCGGCTTCCGCATCAACGAGCCCGCCTCGATCCTGCCGTTGCTGGCGGCACGTGAGGAACTGGCCGACAAGACCTGGACCGCCGGGCCGATGCTCGCCGGTAGCCCGGCGCCTCAGGGGCCGGCCCGCGATGCCGTGTCCCCCGCCGACGGCTCGCGCGTGGTCGGCCAGGTGCATGAGGCGACTGCGGCCGAGGTGGCGGCTGCACTCGACGCTGCGCACGAGGGCTTTCGCGACTGGTCGGCGCGGCCGGTGGCCGAGCGCGCCAAGGTGCTGCGCCGCACCGCCGACCTCTACGAGATACACATGGCCGAGCTGACCGTGATCGCCACGCGCGAAGCCGGCAAGATGATGTTCGACGGCATCGCCGAGGTGCGCGAGGCGGTGGACTTCCTGCGCTACTATGCCTGCGAGATCGAGCGGCTGGAGATGGAGGAGCCCGGCGAGGCCCGTGGCGTCTTCGTCTGCATCAGCCCGTGGAACTTCCCGCTCGCCATCTTCACCGGCCAGATCGCCGCGGCGCTGGCGGCAGGCAATGCGGTGCTCGCCAAGCCCGCCGAGCAGACATCACTGATCGCCGCGCGCGCCGTCGAGCTGATGCGCGAGGCCGGCCTGCCGGAGGCAGCGCTGCAGTTGCTGCCCGGCGACGGGCCGACGGTGGGCGGGCCGCTGACCAGCGATCCGCGGATCGCGGGAGTGTGCTTCACCGGCTCGACCGAGGTGGCGCAGATCATCCACCAGGCGCTGGCGAAGAATGCGGGGCCGGATGCGGTGCTGATCGCCGAGACCGGTGGACTCAACGCCATGATCGTGGACTCGACGGCGCTGACCGAGCAGGCGGTGCGCGACATCCTGATCTCGTCCTTCCAGTCGGCCGGCCAGCGCTGTTCCGCGCTCAGGATGCTGTATGTCCAGGAGGAGGCGCGCGACCGGCTGCTGACGATGCTCGACGGGGCGATGGACGCGCTTTCCATCGGCGACCCCTGGAACACCGACACCGACGTCTCCCCGGTGATCGACGCCGAGGCGCAGGATGGCATCAGCGCCTATTTGGCGGGGCAGGAGGAGGCCGGCAAGGTACTGAAGAAGCTGCCCGCGCCGGCTATCGGTACCTTTGTCAGCCCTGCGGTGGTCGAGGTCGGCGGTATCGAGGATCTCGAGCGCGAAATCTTCGGCCCGGTGCTGCACGTGGCCACCTTCAAGGCGCGTGACATCGACAGAGTGGTCGACGCAATCAATGCCAGGGGCTACGGGCTGACCTTTGGCCTGCATACCCGTATCGACGACCGCGTGCAGCAGATCGTCGAGCGCATCCATGTCGGCAACATCTACGTCAACCGCAACCAGATTGGTGCCATCGTCGGCTCCCAGCCTTTCGGCGGCGAGGGGCTTTCAGGCACCGGGCCCAAGGCCGGCGGTCCCCTCTACGTCAACCGGTTCCGCCGCACCGCCGCCACGGAGCGCCACGAAACGCCCCAGGGCGACGCCGTGGCCCTCGGTGAGCTCCAGTCGGCCCTCGACGGGTTGGACGCGCGCAATTGGGCAGCGCGTCCCGACCGGGTCGAGGTGCTTCGCAAGGCGCTCTCCGGTAAACGCGGGGTGATCCGCAAGGCACTCGCCGAGACCGCGGCCCTGGATATGACGCCGCATACGCTGCCGGGGCCGACCGGGGAAAGCAACCGGCTGTCGTTCTATCCCAAGGGACCGGTACTCTGCCTTGGGCCGACGCTCGACATCGCCGTAGCCCAGGCGGCGCAGGCACTCGGTGCCGGCTGCCCGGCGGTGATCGTCGCACCTGGCTCGGCGCAGGCCGTGCGGCCGCTGATCGATGCCGGGGCGCCCGTCGCCGCGTTCGACGGTATCGTCACGGCTGAGACGCTGACCGCGGTCAAGGGCATCGCGGCGGTGGCCGCTTCCGGCGCCAGTGAATGGACCCGAGAACTGCGCATGGCACTCGCAGGACGCGACGGCCCCATCGTCTCGCTCGAGACCCAGGCCATCGCGCCGGAACGCTACGTAGTGGAGCGTCACCTCTGCATCGACACCACCGCCGCGGGCGGCAACGCCAGCCTGCTGGCCACGGCCGAGTAG
- a CDS encoding aldehyde dehydrogenase family protein, which translates to MTRFDSCAGQAGTMGETVTSIRPYWKNFIDGEWVDGAGDERIVVTDPATGAPIAEVARALPADVDRAVAAARRCFESRSLAEMRPHQRGEMMREVSLRLGELADEIATVECFDNGKTVERGYGDVALTQRYLDYYAGMADKLEGRQIPLGEGVLDYTTHMPFGVSAQIVPWNGPLPVGARSITCALLTGNTVVLKSPEDSPLSLFLFAEACERAGVPQGAVNILCGYGHDAGASLVAHGDIDHIVFTGSVETGRSVLRAASERIIPCIMELGGKSGAIIYPDADLEQVARSAARGIFHHAGQICSAGSRLIVHRSIHDDLVARLKEAAETLSVGPGIDGCDMGPLISARQLDRVESLCRIGVAEGATLVTGGSRLAGTPGHFMAPTLFTGVRPEMRIAQEEFFGPVVVVLPFDSPEEAVAIANGTDYGLAAGVYTNDLRLAHWTADRLVAGQVYVNEWWTGGVETPFGGTKRSGYGREKGQEALLGYVQTKNVGIRL; encoded by the coding sequence GTGACCAGATTCGACAGCTGTGCCGGGCAGGCCGGTACCATGGGGGAGACAGTGACCAGCATCAGGCCGTACTGGAAGAATTTCATCGATGGCGAATGGGTCGATGGCGCCGGTGACGAGCGCATCGTCGTTACCGACCCGGCGACGGGCGCCCCCATTGCCGAGGTCGCCCGCGCCCTGCCCGCCGATGTGGATCGGGCCGTGGCAGCCGCGCGACGCTGTTTCGAGAGTCGGAGCCTGGCGGAGATGCGCCCTCATCAGCGTGGCGAGATGATGCGGGAGGTGTCCCTCCGGCTCGGCGAGCTGGCTGACGAGATCGCCACCGTCGAGTGCTTCGACAACGGCAAGACAGTGGAGCGGGGCTACGGCGATGTCGCCCTGACCCAGCGCTACCTGGACTACTACGCCGGCATGGCCGACAAGCTGGAGGGACGCCAGATCCCGCTGGGCGAGGGGGTGCTCGACTACACCACCCATATGCCGTTCGGGGTCTCGGCCCAGATCGTGCCGTGGAACGGGCCACTCCCCGTGGGGGCGCGCTCCATCACCTGTGCCCTGCTCACCGGCAATACGGTGGTCCTCAAGTCGCCGGAGGACTCCCCGCTGAGCCTCTTCCTGTTTGCCGAGGCGTGCGAACGGGCCGGCGTCCCCCAGGGGGCCGTCAACATCCTCTGCGGCTACGGGCATGATGCCGGCGCCAGCCTGGTCGCGCATGGCGATATCGACCACATCGTCTTCACCGGTTCCGTCGAGACCGGCAGGAGCGTGCTGCGGGCCGCCTCGGAACGGATCATTCCGTGCATCATGGAGCTGGGCGGCAAGTCGGGCGCCATCATCTATCCGGACGCGGACCTGGAGCAGGTGGCCAGAAGTGCCGCGCGGGGGATCTTCCATCATGCCGGACAGATCTGCTCGGCCGGCTCCCGCCTGATCGTGCACCGTTCCATCCATGACGACCTGGTGGCACGGCTCAAGGAAGCGGCCGAGACCCTTTCCGTCGGCCCGGGCATCGACGGCTGCGACATGGGCCCCCTGATTTCCGCGCGGCAACTGGATCGGGTCGAGTCGCTCTGCCGTATCGGAGTCGCGGAGGGCGCGACACTGGTCACCGGCGGATCGCGCCTGGCCGGCACGCCGGGACACTTCATGGCACCCACCCTCTTCACCGGGGTGCGTCCCGAGATGCGGATCGCCCAGGAGGAGTTCTTCGGCCCGGTGGTCGTGGTCCTCCCCTTCGACTCCCCGGAGGAGGCCGTCGCCATTGCCAACGGCACCGACTACGGCCTGGCGGCCGGGGTCTACACCAACGACCTGAGGCTGGCCCACTGGACGGCCGACCGCCTGGTCGCCGGGCAAGTGTATGTCAATGAATGGTGGACGGGCGGCGTGGAGACTCCCTTCGGAGGCACCAAGCGCTCCGGGTATGGCCGGGAGAAGGGGCAGGAAGCCCTGCTCGGCTATGTCCAGACCAAGAATGTCGGCATCCGCCTCTAG